In a genomic window of Streptomyces noursei ATCC 11455:
- a CDS encoding aldo/keto reductase, with the protein MNRRILGGTGISVSEYTLGAMMLGAWGTKDHDEAVRIVHTALDAGINTIDTADMYSDGESEVIVGKALKGRRDDVVLATKFHNPMGPDANQRGNSRRWIVRAVEDSLRRLGTDWIDLYQVHRPDPNTDIDETLSALSDLVRSGKVRAIGSSTFPTGEIVEAQWVAEKRGHVRFRSEQPPYSMLARPIERDVLPAVQKYGMGALTWSPLAGGWLSGKYGGPDGAAPSAATRSSFLPQLFDTSLPGNAAKLTAVTELRKVAADAGLTLPALATGFVLSHPAITSVIIGPRTHDQLTSLLDTAGTVLSGDILDRVDEIVPPGTDLNHDVTHYDPPALTDKALRRR; encoded by the coding sequence ATGAACCGCAGGATCCTCGGCGGCACCGGCATATCCGTCAGCGAGTACACCCTCGGCGCGATGATGCTCGGCGCATGGGGCACCAAGGATCACGACGAGGCCGTCCGCATCGTGCACACTGCCCTCGACGCCGGCATCAACACCATCGACACCGCCGACATGTACTCCGACGGCGAGTCCGAGGTGATCGTCGGGAAGGCCCTGAAAGGCCGCCGGGACGACGTCGTCCTCGCCACCAAGTTCCACAACCCGATGGGGCCGGACGCCAACCAGCGTGGCAACTCCCGGCGTTGGATCGTCCGTGCGGTCGAGGACAGCCTGCGCCGCCTCGGAACCGACTGGATCGACCTCTACCAGGTACACCGCCCCGATCCGAACACCGACATCGACGAGACCCTGTCGGCGCTGTCCGACCTGGTGCGCTCCGGCAAGGTCCGGGCGATCGGCTCGTCCACCTTCCCCACCGGGGAGATCGTCGAGGCCCAGTGGGTCGCCGAGAAGCGCGGTCATGTCCGCTTCCGCAGCGAGCAGCCGCCGTACTCGATGCTGGCCCGCCCCATCGAGCGGGACGTGCTGCCCGCCGTGCAGAAGTACGGAATGGGCGCGCTCACCTGGAGCCCTCTCGCGGGCGGTTGGCTGTCGGGCAAGTACGGCGGTCCCGACGGCGCAGCACCGAGCGCGGCCACCCGCTCAAGTTTCCTGCCACAGCTGTTCGACACGAGCCTGCCGGGCAACGCCGCCAAGCTCACCGCGGTCACCGAGCTGAGGAAGGTGGCCGCCGACGCGGGACTGACTCTGCCCGCACTCGCCACCGGGTTCGTCCTCTCGCACCCCGCGATCACCTCCGTGATCATCGGCCCCCGCACCCACGACCAGCTCACCTCGCTGCTGGACACCGCAGGAACGGTGCTCAGTGGCGACATCCTCGACCGCGTCGACGAGATCGTGCCACCCGGCACCGACCTCAACCACGACGTCACCCACTACGATCCGCCCGCGCTCACGGACAAGGCGCTGCGCCGCCGCTGA
- a CDS encoding helix-turn-helix transcriptional regulator, which produces MHAEPEINAFLKARRATLDPTDVGLPPGGTRRRVRGLRREEAARLAGISVEYYTRIEQGRGGNVSPEVLDALTRGLRLTAAEHEYLRNVVHRAARGGTACRPVREAPQVVRPGLHAVLDAMDGVAALIYGRAMDVLAYNRLGGQLLYGFARQSPEERNIARLMFLHPDVAARHPEAAQIRREVVAELRAQAGRTPDSDRLCEVVGELREQSPEFARLWESQEVEGKGYGVKRIQHPEYGPLELHFQATRLPPPDQELTMLLYAAEPDSPSRAALLALSGRATPHADAVG; this is translated from the coding sequence ATGCATGCTGAGCCGGAGATCAACGCGTTCCTGAAGGCCCGCCGGGCGACCCTCGACCCGACCGACGTCGGCCTGCCGCCCGGCGGGACACGGCGCAGGGTGCGCGGGCTGCGCCGCGAGGAGGCCGCCCGGCTGGCGGGCATCAGCGTGGAGTACTACACACGCATCGAGCAGGGCCGCGGCGGGAACGTCTCACCGGAGGTGCTGGACGCCCTCACCCGCGGGCTGCGGTTGACCGCGGCCGAGCACGAATACCTGCGGAACGTGGTGCACCGGGCAGCGCGCGGCGGGACCGCGTGCCGCCCGGTCCGGGAGGCACCCCAGGTCGTGCGGCCCGGCCTGCACGCGGTGCTCGACGCGATGGACGGCGTCGCGGCCCTGATCTACGGCCGCGCCATGGACGTGCTGGCGTACAACCGGCTGGGTGGGCAACTGCTGTACGGTTTCGCGCGGCAGTCACCGGAGGAACGCAACATCGCCAGGCTGATGTTCCTCCACCCGGACGTGGCGGCCAGGCACCCGGAGGCGGCGCAGATCCGCCGCGAAGTCGTCGCCGAGCTGCGCGCCCAGGCCGGCCGTACCCCGGACAGCGATCGGCTGTGCGAGGTGGTCGGCGAACTGCGAGAACAAAGCCCGGAGTTCGCCCGACTGTGGGAGTCACAGGAGGTCGAGGGGAAGGGATACGGCGTCAAGCGCATCCAGCACCCGGAGTACGGGCCGCTGGAACTGCACTTCCAGGCAACGCGACTGCCCCCACCGGACCAGGAACTGACGATGCTGCTGTACGCGGCAGAGCCCGATTCGCCGTCCCGAGCAGCACTGCTTGCGCTGTCGGGAAGAGCCACACCTCATGCAGACGCTGTTGGTTAG
- a CDS encoding RidA family protein, translating to MTAKITRFNPDRLHETPGYHHITVVEAGRTAYLAGQCPLDPCGSLVGPGALEMQVDQVVANALAALAAVNAQPQHVVRSVIYVRSDDREDLGIAWGRLTASVLGPAFTSASTLLGVAQLGFAGQLVEVDLTAALPD from the coding sequence ATGACTGCGAAGATCACCCGCTTCAACCCCGACCGGTTACATGAGACGCCGGGCTATCACCACATCACCGTTGTGGAGGCCGGCCGAACGGCTTACCTGGCGGGGCAGTGCCCGCTCGATCCGTGTGGCTCCCTCGTTGGTCCGGGTGCCCTCGAGATGCAAGTCGACCAGGTCGTCGCGAACGCGCTCGCCGCCCTCGCGGCGGTGAATGCCCAGCCACAGCACGTGGTGCGTTCAGTGATCTACGTGCGGAGCGACGACAGGGAGGACCTGGGCATCGCCTGGGGCCGGCTTACCGCTTCCGTCCTCGGACCGGCGTTCACGTCCGCCAGCACGCTCTTGGGGGTTGCGCAGTTGGGCTTCGCTGGGCAGCTGGTCGAGGTGGACCTCACCGCCGCGCTGCCCGACTGA
- a CDS encoding NAD(+)/NADH kinase, translating into MPVHRVGLVVHQGRDASREAADVVHAWCEAHEVPCTEIDVWSADQHRRSAREEARAAGDPDLVVTLGGDGTFLRGARIAVKTGATVLGVDLGKVGFLTEVPASDITTALDAVHAGHAPVEERMTLTVRASRLPDLPAELEALLCYGRGPALPPPQARPESAAGDGWGLPLDVNALNDVVVEKLARDHQVSVGVYISGRLLAAYSADGLVVATPTGSTAYSFAAGGPVLSPHMDAVVFTPIAAHMTFNRTVVAAPDEPVALRILPHSGRAAVSIDGQLRGVLDPGDWIGVYRAPQRVRLVRLQPTDFYGRLRDRFRLTDAPATAADGESAPFFRPDSCVPPDLAGLRLPPPTAAR; encoded by the coding sequence ATGCCCGTACACCGCGTCGGACTGGTCGTCCACCAGGGCCGGGACGCCTCCCGGGAAGCAGCCGACGTCGTGCACGCCTGGTGCGAGGCGCACGAGGTCCCCTGCACCGAGATCGACGTCTGGTCGGCGGATCAACACCGCCGTTCCGCGCGCGAGGAGGCCCGCGCGGCCGGCGACCCCGACCTGGTCGTCACCCTGGGAGGCGACGGGACTTTCCTGCGCGGCGCCCGGATCGCCGTGAAGACCGGTGCCACCGTGCTCGGTGTCGACCTGGGCAAGGTCGGCTTCCTCACCGAAGTGCCGGCCAGCGACATCACCACTGCCCTCGACGCCGTCCACGCCGGCCACGCCCCGGTCGAGGAGCGCATGACACTGACCGTGCGCGCCTCCCGCCTCCCGGATCTGCCCGCCGAACTGGAGGCACTCCTCTGCTACGGACGCGGCCCAGCCCTGCCGCCACCGCAGGCGCGACCGGAGAGCGCCGCGGGCGACGGCTGGGGTCTGCCGCTGGACGTCAACGCCCTGAACGACGTGGTGGTGGAGAAGCTCGCCCGGGACCACCAGGTCAGCGTCGGCGTCTACATTTCCGGCAGGCTGCTGGCCGCCTACTCCGCCGACGGCCTCGTGGTCGCCACGCCCACCGGTTCGACCGCCTACAGCTTCGCTGCCGGCGGCCCCGTGCTCTCCCCGCACATGGACGCCGTCGTCTTCACCCCGATCGCTGCCCACATGACCTTCAACCGCACCGTCGTCGCAGCCCCCGACGAACCGGTCGCGCTGCGCATTCTGCCGCACTCCGGCCGCGCCGCGGTCAGCATCGACGGCCAACTCCGGGGCGTCCTCGATCCGGGCGACTGGATCGGCGTCTACCGCGCCCCGCAACGCGTACGGCTCGTCCGCCTCCAGCCCACCGACTTCTACGGACGTCTGCGGGACCGCTTCCGGCTCACCGACGCGCCCGCCACCGCGGCCGACGGAGAGTCCGCCCCGTTCTTCCGCCCCGACTCCTGCGTCCCCCCGGACCTGGCGGGCCTGCGCCTGCCCCCTCCCACCGCAGCCCGCTGA
- a CDS encoding cytochrome P450 translates to MEGAARYDRSTADPAADRPFDPPEGLAELRAQRPLSRLNYPDGHVGWLVTSHALVRAVLADARFSARAELRHLPFPGAPAGNRPSPPGMFTAMDAPEHTRYRRLLTGQFTVRRMRQLTDHIEAVTAEHLDVMEGHGGPVDLVDALAQPIPAQVICELLGVPYADRARFQGHALDLFRLDAAPERMASAYAAVQEFLGELVAAKRAEPTEDLLSGLTTTDLSDEELVNIGFVLLGAGLDTTANMIALGTFALLTRPDQLSALRTDPGIAAQAVEELLRYLSIIPGTVRTALEDVELHGRLIKAGESVTVSIPAANRDPQRFPDPDTLDLHRPASGHVAFGHGVHQCLGQQLARVEMQVVLPALLTRFPTLRLALPAQDVPMRTDMLIHGVHELPVAWQM, encoded by the coding sequence GTGGAAGGAGCAGCCCGTTATGACCGCAGTACTGCCGACCCAGCGGCCGACCGGCCGTTCGACCCGCCCGAGGGACTGGCCGAGCTGCGCGCGCAGCGTCCACTCAGCCGGCTGAACTACCCGGACGGGCATGTGGGGTGGCTGGTGACCAGCCACGCCCTGGTCCGCGCGGTGCTGGCCGATGCGCGGTTCAGCGCCAGGGCCGAGCTGCGGCATCTGCCGTTTCCCGGCGCACCCGCCGGCAACCGGCCCTCACCACCGGGAATGTTCACCGCCATGGACGCCCCGGAGCACACCCGCTACCGCCGCCTGCTCACCGGCCAGTTCACCGTCCGCCGCATGCGCCAGCTCACGGATCACATCGAGGCCGTCACCGCCGAACACCTCGACGTGATGGAGGGGCACGGCGGCCCGGTGGACCTGGTGGACGCCTTGGCGCAGCCGATCCCGGCGCAGGTGATCTGCGAACTGCTCGGCGTGCCCTACGCGGACCGGGCCCGCTTCCAGGGGCATGCGCTGGACCTGTTCCGCCTGGACGCCGCGCCGGAGCGGATGGCGTCCGCGTACGCGGCGGTGCAGGAGTTCCTCGGCGAACTGGTGGCGGCCAAACGCGCCGAGCCCACCGAGGACCTGCTCAGCGGCCTGACCACCACCGACCTCAGTGACGAGGAACTGGTCAACATCGGCTTCGTGCTGCTCGGCGCCGGCCTGGACACGACCGCCAACATGATCGCGCTGGGCACCTTCGCCCTGCTGACCCGCCCCGACCAACTCTCCGCCCTGCGCACGGACCCGGGCATCGCCGCCCAGGCGGTCGAGGAACTGCTCCGCTACCTGAGCATCATCCCCGGCACGGTACGCACGGCGCTGGAGGACGTCGAACTGCACGGCCGGCTCATCAAAGCCGGCGAGTCGGTCACCGTCTCGATCCCCGCAGCCAACCGCGACCCCCAACGCTTCCCCGATCCCGACACCCTCGACCTGCACCGACCGGCCAGCGGACATGTGGCCTTCGGCCACGGCGTCCACCAGTGCCTGGGCCAGCAACTCGCACGCGTGGAGATGCAGGTGGTGCTCCCCGCACTGCTCACCAGATTTCCTACGCTGCGCCTGGCACTCCCGGCCCAGGACGTTCCCATGCGCACCGACATGCTCATCCACGGCGTGCATGAGCTGCCCGTCGCCTGGCAGATGTAG
- a CDS encoding helix-turn-helix domain-containing protein translates to MPGGRLTYEERQHVAAGLAAGLSCAEIARRLGRPGSTISREVARNGGARGYRANQAQQAAKWRARRRDPHPGTPPATGIDGCDPQAQREFEDGLVEMMIQTGVPAMMARVLTCLFTSDTGSIGSAELVARLQVSPASVSKAVGWLEQRGLVRRERDGRRQRYLIDDSPGYQAWQASTQSMVRWAELTQRGAELFGSTTPVGARLHTTSEFFRHLTHDMTRAAEHWRQTLSAGPSPRPACRCV, encoded by the coding sequence ATGCCTGGAGGTCGTCTGACGTACGAGGAGCGACAGCATGTCGCGGCCGGGCTGGCAGCAGGGCTCAGCTGCGCCGAGATAGCTCGCCGGCTGGGACGGCCCGGGTCGACCATCAGCCGCGAGGTCGCGCGTAACGGTGGGGCTCGCGGCTATCGGGCGAACCAGGCGCAGCAGGCCGCCAAGTGGCGGGCCCGCCGCCGCGATCCGCACCCCGGCACGCCGCCCGCTACGGGCATCGACGGGTGCGATCCACAGGCACAGCGCGAGTTCGAGGACGGGCTCGTCGAGATGATGATCCAGACCGGGGTCCCGGCGATGATGGCCAGGGTCCTGACGTGCCTGTTCACCAGCGACACCGGCAGCATCGGCTCCGCCGAGCTCGTCGCCCGGCTACAGGTCAGCCCGGCCTCCGTCTCCAAGGCCGTCGGCTGGCTGGAACAGCGGGGGCTGGTCAGGCGCGAACGCGACGGCCGGCGACAGCGGTACCTCATCGACGACTCCCCCGGGTACCAGGCGTGGCAGGCCAGCACCCAATCGATGGTCAGGTGGGCGGAACTCACCCAACGGGGAGCCGAACTGTTCGGCAGCACCACGCCGGTCGGGGCCCGGCTGCACACAACGAGCGAGTTCTTCCGGCACCTCACCCATGACATGACCCGGGCGGCCGAGCACTGGCGGCAGACGCTCTCAGCGGGGCCGTCGCCCCGGCCAGCTTGCCGGTGCGTGTGA
- a CDS encoding universal stress protein — protein sequence MSSNDPGNPVMVGVSRSSTAASAVAWAADAAARRGRELCLVHAQEWPAGAAPKHRHDAPDQVWASHFRAAGRDLLRNHMDSAAEQVPGLRISTRLEDGDPPAVLREAAEGAVLLVIGSRQVSGPGEAVTFTTVGRSLVGHPPCPVVLVVGDTARYDRLGPVMVGVDGSPASAPAVAFAFEEAASSEADLLAVQVRRPRRGDWPEAVEESFVDVSEALAGWREKYPQVVVREKVVMGQPAVQLAQEATAARCLVVGSRGLGGFRGMVLGSTSRSLAHFAPGPLAVVPQGAGTG from the coding sequence ATGAGCAGCAACGATCCGGGCAACCCGGTGATGGTCGGAGTCTCCCGTTCGTCGACGGCCGCGAGTGCGGTGGCCTGGGCGGCGGACGCCGCGGCGCGACGTGGCCGGGAGCTGTGCCTTGTGCATGCCCAGGAATGGCCCGCCGGAGCCGCGCCGAAGCATCGGCATGACGCGCCGGATCAGGTGTGGGCCTCGCATTTCCGGGCCGCGGGACGGGATCTTCTGCGGAACCACATGGACAGCGCGGCAGAGCAGGTGCCCGGCCTGCGGATCAGCACGCGTCTGGAGGACGGCGATCCGCCCGCCGTGCTGCGGGAGGCGGCGGAGGGCGCCGTCCTGCTGGTGATCGGTTCCCGTCAGGTGTCCGGCCCGGGGGAGGCGGTCACCTTCACCACGGTCGGCCGGTCCCTCGTCGGGCACCCTCCGTGCCCGGTGGTGCTGGTCGTCGGCGACACCGCGCGCTACGACCGGCTCGGCCCGGTGATGGTCGGCGTGGACGGTTCGCCGGCATCGGCGCCGGCGGTGGCCTTCGCCTTCGAGGAGGCGGCGTCGAGCGAGGCGGACCTGCTCGCGGTGCAGGTGCGACGGCCGCGCCGCGGCGACTGGCCGGAGGCCGTCGAGGAGTCCTTCGTCGACGTGTCGGAGGCACTCGCCGGGTGGCGCGAGAAGTACCCGCAAGTCGTGGTGCGGGAGAAGGTCGTGATGGGGCAGCCGGCGGTGCAATTGGCCCAGGAGGCCACCGCGGCACGCTGCCTGGTGGTCGGGTCCCGTGGCCTGGGCGGTTTCCGCGGGATGGTGCTCGGCTCCACCAGCCGCAGCTTGGCGCACTTCGCGCCGGGTCCGTTGGCGGTGGTGCCTCAGGGGGCCGGTACGGGCTGA